In Acidobacteriota bacterium, the genomic stretch CGAACGCTACGCCCGGCAGCTCGCGCTGCTGGGCGCGGAGGGTCAGGAGAAGCTCGAGCGCGCCCGGGTCCTGGTGGTGGGCGCCGGGGGCCTTGGCTCCCCCCTGCTCTCCTACCTGGCGGCGGCCGGAGTCGGGACCCTGACCTTCGTGGACGAGGACCGGGTGGCGGAAAGCAACCTGAACCGCCAGGTTCTCTACACCGAGACCGACCTGGGCCATTCGAAAGCCGGGAGGGCGGCAGAGCGGCTCGCGGCTCTGAACGCCACGGTGCGGGTGACGCCCATCGCGGCGCGTTTCACCGGGGAGAACGGTCCGGCGCTGGTGGTGCAGAGCGACCTCGTGGCGTTGGCGCTCGACAACCGGGAAACCCGTCTGCTGGCCAACCGCCTCTGCGTCGCGGCCGGAAGGCCGCTGGTGGACGGCGGCATCGACGGCTGGAGCGGGTATGTCACCGCCGTCGTGCCGGGAAAGACCTCCTGCCTTTCCTGCTGGTTCGAACAGCGGAAGCCCGGAGGG encodes the following:
- a CDS encoding HesA/MoeB/ThiF family protein, with amino-acid sequence ERYARQLALLGAEGQEKLERARVLVVGAGGLGSPLLSYLAAAGVGTLTFVDEDRVAESNLNRQVLYTETDLGHSKAGRAAERLAALNATVRVTPIAARFTGENGPALVVQSDLVALALDNRETRLLANRLCVAAGRPLVDGGIDGWSGYVTAVVPGKTSCLSCWFEQRKPGGRAPVSLGPMAGVIGSMEALAVLQMLLGHPGPAGRLMLFDGSRWTLSSLGAGRRPDCPACGNRGEAAPS